A stretch of Rhizobium sp. TH2 DNA encodes these proteins:
- a CDS encoding DUF1499 domain-containing protein, whose product MTVRFERPVSRAAFLSRRLAVFAFLMFIAAWGMHRFGPFDTPSFLAVAVAAGVIAALAVYMALIGIAALWFKGARGGKAATTALFFSILPLSCFCIAGFNYLNLPQIYDASTDLANPPQWIEAPPEDMSWLGPRKPVSAADRQAQLAKWRDLTGRRYEGALDRVYTAARKVAVDQGLAIKFERGAPELALQELPADQQAKTDDVVPDALDVPVPLPRPENFGVDENALPRGEPSIQGEKRTLVFGFRQDVLIRLHEETETTLVDVRVASRYGDHDLGSGVAFIEKYLRALDAELLGIAGD is encoded by the coding sequence ATGACCGTCCGCTTTGAGCGCCCCGTGTCGCGGGCAGCTTTCCTCTCCCGCAGGCTCGCCGTCTTCGCCTTCCTCATGTTCATTGCCGCCTGGGGCATGCACCGCTTCGGCCCGTTCGACACGCCGTCCTTCCTGGCCGTGGCGGTGGCCGCGGGTGTCATCGCGGCGCTGGCGGTCTATATGGCGCTGATCGGCATCGCGGCACTCTGGTTCAAGGGCGCGCGCGGCGGGAAGGCGGCCACCACCGCACTCTTCTTTTCCATTCTGCCGCTTTCGTGCTTCTGCATCGCGGGGTTCAATTACCTCAACCTGCCGCAGATCTACGATGCCTCGACCGATCTCGCCAACCCGCCGCAATGGATCGAAGCACCGCCCGAGGACATGTCATGGCTCGGCCCGCGCAAGCCGGTCAGCGCCGCCGACCGCCAGGCGCAACTCGCCAAATGGCGCGACCTGACCGGCCGCCGCTACGAAGGCGCACTCGACCGCGTCTACACGGCAGCGCGCAAGGTGGCGGTGGATCAGGGCCTTGCGATCAAGTTCGAGCGCGGCGCGCCTGAATTGGCGCTGCAGGAACTGCCCGCCGACCAGCAGGCAAAGACCGATGACGTGGTGCCCGATGCACTCGATGTACCGGTTCCCCTGCCGCGCCCCGAAAACTTCGGCGTGGATGAAAACGCCCTGCCGCGGGGCGAACCCTCGATCCAGGGCGAAAAACGTACCCTCGTCTTCGGCTTCCGCCAGGATGTGCTGATCAGGCTGCACGAAGAGACGGAAACCACGCTGGTCGATGTCCGGGTCGCATCGCGCTACGGCGACCACGATCTCGGTTCCGGCGTTGCTTTCATCGAGAAATATCTCCGGGCACTCGACGCCGAGTTGCTCGGTATCGCGGGAGACTAG
- a CDS encoding glycosyltransferase, giving the protein MTVPTLSICVPSRNRQRYFKETVRFLLENPRPDVEFVLADNSDDPGIMNRFMAGISDIRVKYLPAGPRAYSMQENWERTVAASTGAWVSVIGDDDLIDPDLVDALNIARALKPGLEAFAWSNLKYDWATPDKRPGNVQVPLEATFHDMPQQLIFRRAYRWDDAGVTLTCGFSVYHSAISRDLLDRVMARFGGRYFEHPTIDYDNALKNAALGKNFVYCRRPFSIFGTCPESNTAAAWNPKLFSEAIERFKTEVGRDYDRDPWMKDFPFHTMLGMPASVAQVQQFMRVKHGIGLLDWEPNFARACAAYCGKFGERDNFDLIAKGFHDAFAGWRGAKFLRYFQPEFVGRREGYVYTGLVGSDLYVEDNVGGAGSPTEFYRAINGLLERPANLVAELRTATKDSTVISRLAA; this is encoded by the coding sequence ATGACCGTGCCCACCCTTTCCATCTGCGTGCCGTCGCGCAACCGCCAACGCTATTTCAAGGAGACGGTTCGTTTTCTCCTCGAAAATCCGCGCCCGGACGTGGAATTCGTCTTGGCCGATAATTCCGATGATCCCGGGATCATGAACAGGTTCATGGCGGGTATTTCCGATATCAGGGTGAAATACCTGCCCGCCGGTCCACGCGCCTATTCCATGCAGGAAAACTGGGAGCGGACGGTGGCGGCCTCGACCGGCGCCTGGGTCAGCGTGATCGGCGATGATGATTTGATCGATCCCGATCTCGTGGATGCGCTCAATATCGCCCGGGCCTTGAAACCCGGGCTGGAGGCCTTCGCCTGGTCGAACCTGAAATACGACTGGGCTACACCGGACAAGCGGCCGGGCAATGTGCAGGTGCCGCTGGAGGCGACCTTCCACGACATGCCGCAGCAGTTGATCTTCCGCCGCGCCTATCGCTGGGACGATGCCGGCGTCACGCTGACCTGTGGTTTCTCGGTCTACCACTCGGCGATCTCGCGCGATCTGCTGGACCGGGTCATGGCACGCTTCGGCGGCCGCTATTTCGAGCATCCGACGATCGATTACGACAATGCCCTGAAGAACGCGGCGCTGGGGAAAAACTTCGTCTATTGCCGGCGGCCGTTCTCGATCTTCGGCACCTGTCCGGAAAGCAATACGGCGGCGGCCTGGAACCCGAAGCTGTTCAGCGAGGCGATCGAACGGTTCAAGACGGAGGTCGGTCGCGATTACGATCGCGATCCGTGGATGAAGGATTTTCCCTTCCATACTATGCTCGGCATGCCGGCCAGCGTCGCCCAGGTGCAGCAGTTCATGCGCGTGAAACACGGCATCGGCCTGCTGGACTGGGAGCCGAATTTCGCCCGCGCCTGCGCCGCCTATTGCGGAAAATTCGGCGAGCGGGACAATTTCGACCTGATCGCAAAGGGCTTCCACGATGCGTTTGCGGGCTGGAGAGGAGCCAAGTTTCTCAGGTATTTCCAGCCGGAATTCGTGGGCCGACGCGAGGGCTATGTCTATACAGGACTCGTTGGCAGCGACCTCTATGTCGAAGACAATGTCGGCGGCGCAGGCTCGCCGACAGAATTCTATCGGGCAATCAATGGCCTGCTTGAGCGGCCGGCAAATCTCGTTGCGGAACTGCGCACGGCGACCAAGGATTCCACGGTGATTTCAAGGCTTGCCGCCTAG
- a CDS encoding MBL fold metallo-hydrolase, whose product MEFSLDFTPAHGEAVPVAPLVERITAPNASPFTFHGTNTYIVGGKSVCVIDPGPDNPAHWQALMKALRGRKVTHIAVSHTHTDHSPLAKKLKEMTGARTVAEGPHRPARPLFHGEVNPFAESSDTDFRPDIRVMHGDRISGDGWVLETLLTPGHCANHAAFALDGTGIVFSADHVMAWSTSIVAPPDGSMADYMASLDMLLGRDDRIYFPGHGGPVEDPPAFLRGLRTHRRMRERAILERIRGGDRKITEMVAAIYRATDPRLHGAAALSVLAHIEDLSARGEILSAGPPSLDGEYEAA is encoded by the coding sequence CTGGAATTTTCATTGGATTTTACCCCTGCCCATGGCGAGGCCGTGCCGGTCGCGCCGCTTGTCGAACGCATCACCGCGCCGAATGCCAGCCCGTTCACCTTCCACGGCACCAATACCTACATCGTCGGCGGCAAATCAGTCTGCGTGATCGATCCGGGGCCTGACAACCCCGCTCATTGGCAGGCGCTGATGAAGGCGCTGAGAGGCCGCAAGGTCACCCATATCGCGGTCAGCCATACCCATACCGATCATTCGCCGCTGGCGAAGAAGCTGAAGGAAATGACCGGCGCCAGGACCGTCGCCGAAGGGCCGCACCGCCCTGCCCGGCCCTTGTTCCACGGCGAGGTCAATCCTTTCGCCGAGAGTTCCGACACCGATTTCCGGCCCGACATCAGGGTGATGCATGGCGACAGGATTTCCGGCGACGGCTGGGTGCTGGAAACGCTTCTCACCCCCGGCCACTGCGCCAACCATGCCGCCTTCGCGCTCGACGGCACCGGCATCGTCTTTTCGGCCGATCATGTCATGGCGTGGTCGACCTCGATCGTGGCGCCGCCGGATGGTTCGATGGCCGACTATATGGCATCGCTCGATATGCTGCTCGGCCGCGACGACCGGATCTATTTCCCCGGTCATGGCGGCCCGGTCGAGGATCCGCCCGCTTTCCTCCGGGGCCTGCGCACCCATAGAAGGATGCGCGAACGCGCCATTCTCGAACGGATCCGGGGCGGCGACCGCAAGATCACCGAAATGGTGGCCGCGATCTACCGCGCAACCGATCCGCGCCTGCATGGTGCAGCGGCACTTTCGGTGCTGGCGCATATCGAGGATCTTTCGGCGCGCGGCGAGATTCTTTCCGCCGGGCCGCCGTCGCTGGATGGGGAATATGAAGCGGCCTGA
- a CDS encoding cupin: protein MPGFKARPPAEPTILLDDAVVRVTRWDFVPGADTGHHVHGMGYVVVPMTDCKFLLEEEAGERRVDMARGQVYRREAGVAHNVVNGGTEFMSFIEIEYK from the coding sequence ATGCCCGGTTTCAAAGCCCGCCCGCCTGCCGAACCCACCATTCTTCTCGATGACGCCGTTGTGCGCGTGACGCGCTGGGATTTCGTGCCCGGCGCCGATACCGGCCACCATGTGCATGGCATGGGCTATGTCGTGGTGCCGATGACCGACTGCAAATTCCTGCTGGAGGAAGAGGCCGGCGAGCGCCGCGTCGATATGGCCAGGGGCCAGGTCTACCGCCGCGAGGCTGGCGTGGCGCACAATGTCGTCAATGGGGGGACGGAATTCATGTCCTTCATCGAGATCGAATACAAGTGA
- a CDS encoding phospholipase D family protein, translated as MDAGEQYALLGNLLQDQPDWEPASVLQWMGRVYAAVKFISNVDAARIEVIMATAHVAENYSLVTQTNSILYKLIAVAEMKAPAPVRGAFIAAASPLDALNAVSKVLSTAATTVRIVDPYMDDKVLTDFAVLAREGVKIELLTDVHTVKPSFVPAVVRFSAQFGAKRPVEARESLPRQLHDRLFILDQKEVFVLSQSLNGLAVRSHASVIRADPETASLKVAAYEAIWQGATLVP; from the coding sequence ATGGACGCTGGCGAGCAATATGCCTTACTCGGGAATCTTCTCCAAGATCAGCCGGATTGGGAACCGGCCTCTGTATTGCAATGGATGGGTCGCGTTTACGCGGCAGTCAAATTCATTTCAAATGTCGATGCCGCCAGAATTGAGGTCATCATGGCAACGGCGCACGTCGCTGAGAACTATTCTTTGGTCACGCAGACCAATTCGATTCTCTACAAACTAATCGCCGTAGCAGAGATGAAGGCGCCGGCACCTGTTCGAGGCGCATTTATTGCGGCAGCAAGCCCTCTCGACGCGCTTAACGCAGTAAGCAAGGTATTGTCCACGGCGGCCACCACCGTGAGGATTGTTGACCCTTACATGGACGACAAGGTGCTTACAGATTTTGCTGTCCTCGCGCGGGAGGGTGTGAAGATCGAACTGTTAACCGATGTGCATACGGTAAAGCCCTCATTCGTGCCGGCTGTGGTTCGTTTTTCGGCACAGTTCGGCGCGAAACGGCCTGTAGAGGCCCGCGAGTCACTTCCGCGTCAACTGCACGACAGACTGTTCATCTTGGACCAGAAAGAAGTCTTCGTTCTCAGCCAGTCTTTGAATGGGCTGGCGGTTCGGTCTCATGCTTCGGTCATTCGAGCCGACCCGGAAACCGCGAGCCTGAAAGTGGCCGCATATGAAGCCATCTGGCAGGGAGCAACTTTGGTCCCCTGA